A part of Paenibacillus sp. sptzw28 genomic DNA contains:
- a CDS encoding sugar phosphate isomerase/epimerase, with translation MVKLTNKIGVIVDSFGIGVRQGLIKAKEVGAEGVQIYAVSGEMDPANLSPQARRELRSVIDGLGLDISALCGDLGGHGFQDRTANPVKVEQSKRILDLAVELGTNIVTTHIGIVPGDRDGAIYEAMQQACEELGRYAKSMNAYFAIETGPETAAHLKGFLDTLSTNGVSVNFDPANMVMVTGDDPVQGVKTLKDYIVHTHVKDGKRLRVVDPRKVYGFLGYQEMSHEHIAEMAASGADFEEVPLGEGGVDFNAYFAALNEIGYTGYLTIEREVGSKPEVDIRRAVEFIKGYR, from the coding sequence ATGGTTAAATTGACTAATAAAATCGGTGTGATCGTCGACAGCTTCGGGATCGGAGTGCGTCAGGGATTAATCAAAGCCAAGGAGGTCGGCGCCGAAGGCGTGCAGATTTACGCCGTTTCCGGCGAGATGGACCCTGCCAATCTGTCGCCGCAGGCAAGACGCGAGCTGCGCTCTGTGATTGACGGACTCGGGCTCGACATTTCGGCGCTCTGCGGCGATCTCGGCGGGCACGGCTTCCAGGACCGTACGGCCAATCCGGTCAAAGTCGAACAATCCAAGCGGATTCTCGACCTTGCCGTGGAGCTCGGCACGAACATCGTCACGACGCACATCGGCATTGTCCCCGGCGACCGGGACGGAGCGATTTACGAAGCGATGCAGCAGGCCTGCGAAGAGCTTGGCCGATATGCGAAGAGCATGAATGCTTACTTTGCCATTGAGACCGGACCGGAAACAGCGGCGCATCTGAAGGGTTTCCTGGACACGCTAAGCACGAACGGCGTTTCCGTCAACTTCGATCCGGCCAATATGGTCATGGTTACGGGCGACGATCCTGTTCAGGGCGTTAAGACGTTAAAGGATTATATTGTGCATACGCACGTGAAGGATGGCAAGCGGCTTCGCGTTGTCGACCCGCGCAAAGTATACGGCTTCCTCGGCTACCAGGAAATGAGCCATGAGCACATCGCCGAAATGGCGGCGTCCGGGGCGGATTTCGAAGAAGTGCCGCTGGGAGAGGGTGGGGTCGATTTCAATGCGTACTTCGCGGCGCTGAATGAGATCGGGTATACCGGATATTTGACTATCGAGCGTGAGGTCGGCTCCAAGCCGGAGGTCGATATACGCCGGGCGGTCGAATTTATCAAGGGTTATCGCTAG
- a CDS encoding AraC family transcriptional regulator, giving the protein MPTYMDYMISSLPIRTFDCMVDRSKLKIKSLTVANAGHLPGRTLQRNSAIFDRWAFVYISSGRGYYQAGIGPRQTVEAGSLFCLFPNTVFHYGPDEDGFWDEYYFSIEGDRIREWLTDWFPQPGLVKQIGVEDTFFSKMEMVFKLMEIGVPANQDRAALTLESLLYEMAVRARQPEIGSRSLFIHKLIDGLSDSIYQPLDSAAVAAQHHISIPTLRRMVHDYTGFPLGEFMHRLKMSEAKKLLLNTDKTVKEIAAMLGYADVFYFSRLFKKYVDAAPRTYRNRMG; this is encoded by the coding sequence ATGCCAACATACATGGATTATATGATCAGTTCTCTGCCGATCCGAACATTTGACTGCATGGTCGATCGGAGCAAGCTGAAGATCAAGTCGCTGACGGTTGCCAATGCCGGACATTTGCCTGGCAGGACGCTCCAGCGAAACAGCGCTATTTTCGATCGATGGGCGTTTGTTTACATTAGTTCAGGGCGGGGTTATTATCAGGCGGGCATCGGTCCTCGGCAAACGGTAGAGGCCGGTTCGCTGTTTTGCCTGTTTCCAAACACTGTCTTCCACTACGGCCCTGATGAGGATGGATTCTGGGACGAGTACTATTTCTCTATCGAGGGGGACCGTATTCGCGAGTGGTTGACCGATTGGTTTCCTCAGCCTGGGCTGGTAAAGCAGATCGGAGTGGAGGATACCTTCTTCAGTAAAATGGAAATGGTGTTTAAACTAATGGAGATCGGAGTCCCGGCCAATCAGGATCGTGCGGCTCTGACGCTCGAGTCACTCCTTTACGAAATGGCGGTGCGCGCCCGTCAGCCGGAAATCGGCAGCCGCAGCCTGTTCATCCACAAGCTGATCGACGGTCTGTCAGATTCAATCTACCAGCCGCTGGACAGCGCCGCGGTGGCGGCGCAGCATCACATTTCGATACCGACGCTGAGGCGGATGGTCCACGATTACACAGGCTTCCCGCTAGGTGAATTCATGCACCGGCTCAAGATGTCCGAGGCGAAGAAGCTGCTGCTTAACACGGACAAAACGGTGAAAGAGATCGCCGCTATGCTCGGATATGCCGACGTATTCTACTTTTCCCGTTTATTCAAGAAATATGTGGATGCCGCCCCGCGGACGTACCGCAACCGCATGGGATGA
- a CDS encoding CPBP family intramembrane glutamic endopeptidase codes for MKKSEQFKSLRFLYFAIGALLLLTVSVALSLLNINNEISQHLWNIYQFVLYGTWAGWMFFHFKKLGVIGKDLIGENLNGHRFITIFQATIIMVFIHVFSYLIQLKFFNFGTNSTTEISFRNFSWRTTSVEDIISLLIVLFIAPIIEEIYFRRVLLQRWSSKWGPKRAIILSSIVFSLLHADILGKFIFSIVLSLLILKTNSLLVPIVVHILNNLIFSITPLIIGSSVEFILNTYINSIVIVIIFALIFLYLKRLWTTSLPESNY; via the coding sequence ATGAAAAAATCAGAACAGTTCAAATCATTAAGGTTTTTATATTTTGCAATTGGAGCACTATTGCTTCTGACTGTCTCAGTAGCTCTTTCATTATTAAACATTAATAACGAAATATCTCAACATCTTTGGAACATTTACCAATTCGTATTGTACGGTACATGGGCAGGGTGGATGTTTTTCCATTTTAAGAAACTAGGTGTAATAGGAAAAGATTTAATTGGTGAAAATCTTAATGGACACCGATTTATAACTATTTTTCAGGCAACCATTATTATGGTATTTATTCATGTGTTTTCTTATTTAATTCAATTGAAATTTTTTAATTTTGGAACTAATTCAACTACAGAAATAAGTTTTAGAAATTTCTCGTGGAGGACGACGTCTGTTGAAGATATAATTAGTTTGCTGATTGTTCTCTTTATTGCTCCTATAATAGAGGAAATATACTTTCGTCGTGTATTATTGCAAAGATGGTCATCAAAATGGGGCCCGAAGAGAGCGATAATACTTAGTTCAATTGTGTTTTCATTGCTGCATGCAGATATACTTGGGAAATTTATATTTAGTATAGTACTATCTCTTTTAATTCTTAAGACTAATTCCTTACTCGTCCCTATAGTTGTTCATATTTTAAATAACCTCATATTCAGTATCACTCCTTTAATTATTGGAAGTTCTGTTGAGTTTATACTCAATACTTATATTAATTCAATTGTTATTGTAATCATTTTCGCCCTAATTTTTTTATATCTT
- a CDS encoding transcriptional regulator, translating into MQQYFIITDYDQLKALSDPFRIKILNMLIEGSYTGQQIAQGLEIPRAKIHYHLNELEKFGFIKVIRTEAKNGIIQKFYRSVAYSFRPAEDLLPYAVEVGDYYRQSMLEVLNRARLRVISAPEEAFQKNDENPDRRPRITLQAEIRVREDQFTDWLVRFRSLIDELSEMEDKEGRDDTKWYYFSALGLQIDEPRFAVSDNDSGESKEKNTRVNEEEET; encoded by the coding sequence ATGCAACAGTACTTTATTATTACCGATTACGACCAGCTGAAGGCGCTCAGCGACCCGTTTCGCATCAAAATACTGAATATGCTTATCGAGGGTTCTTACACCGGTCAGCAAATTGCGCAAGGCCTGGAGATCCCCCGCGCCAAGATCCACTATCATTTAAATGAGCTTGAGAAATTCGGTTTTATTAAGGTGATCCGCACGGAAGCCAAGAACGGCATCATTCAGAAATTTTACCGTTCGGTAGCCTACAGCTTCAGGCCCGCGGAGGACCTGCTTCCGTATGCCGTGGAAGTGGGCGACTACTACAGGCAAAGCATGCTTGAGGTGTTGAATCGGGCGCGGCTTCGCGTTATTTCAGCGCCGGAGGAAGCTTTTCAGAAAAACGATGAAAATCCGGACCGACGCCCACGTATAACGCTGCAGGCCGAAATACGCGTCAGGGAAGACCAATTTACGGACTGGCTTGTCCGCTTCCGCAGCCTGATCGATGAGTTAAGCGAGATGGAGGATAAGGAGGGCAGAGACGATACGAAGTGGTACTACTTCTCTGCATTAGGCTTGCAAATCGACGAGCCGCGTTTCGCGGTCTCTGACAACGATTCCGGGGAGTCTAAGGAGAAGAATACACGAGTTAATGAGGAGGAAGAAACATGA
- a CDS encoding guanylate kinase gives MVELKDRELIFVFTGPDGSGRKTIADSVGSTLGLTKVLSYATRKPRPGEVNGQDYHFITPELYEALDASCDFIESVTISGNRYGLRENDISRSFQNNGCIYLILNPEGAEILKQTYGDHVIRLFIYADRQTVEERQREEGQSEDIIADRLSHYETDMAYQSKCEHAFENYDLAHTVFEITNVLEGYLQRDLVERD, from the coding sequence ATGGTTGAACTGAAGGATCGCGAACTCATTTTCGTATTTACAGGGCCGGACGGCTCCGGACGTAAGACGATTGCGGACAGCGTCGGCTCTACTCTTGGTCTTACGAAGGTGCTCTCTTATGCGACTCGCAAGCCGAGACCGGGGGAAGTTAACGGCCAGGATTACCATTTCATCACTCCCGAATTGTACGAGGCGCTCGATGCCAGCTGCGATTTCATCGAAAGCGTTACCATCAGCGGCAATCGTTACGGCCTGCGGGAGAACGACATCAGCCGCAGCTTCCAGAACAATGGATGCATCTATCTGATCCTTAATCCAGAGGGCGCGGAGATATTAAAGCAAACGTACGGGGACCATGTTATCCGGTTGTTCATTTACGCCGACCGGCAGACGGTCGAAGAACGGCAAAGAGAAGAGGGCCAGAGCGAGGATATCATCGCGGATCGCCTTAGTCATTACGAGACCGACATGGCCTACCAGTCGAAGTGCGAGCATGCCTTCGAAAATTACGATTTGGCTCATACGGTGTTTGAAATCACTAATGTATTAGAAGGCTACCTGCAGCGCGATTTGGTGGAGAGAGACTAG
- a CDS encoding Gfo/Idh/MocA family protein — MTANINNAKLKVGVIGTGSISGLHLDAYASNPDAALVAVCDLNESRAKEAAAKYGASKVYTDYRELLADPEIDAVSICTWNNSHAEISIAALEAGKHVLCEKPLCKTVPDALKVEEAVSRAGKVFQVGFVRRYASNTEVLRRFLDGGDLGEIYYAKASCLRRRGNPGGWFADAERSGGGPLIDIGVHVIDLCWYLMGRPKVKSVSGNTYRKLGNRAHIQNLSFYKAADYDAALNDVEDMANALIRFENGASLFVDVSFTLHAKKDELAVKLYGDKGGAEIEPELAVITERHDTIINVSPQVDHAGFDFNQAFANEIGYFVDSCLGRKETLSPVQDGVEITKILCAIYESAEKGTEVHF; from the coding sequence ATGACAGCAAATATTAACAATGCGAAATTGAAAGTCGGAGTAATCGGCACAGGCTCGATTTCCGGATTGCATCTGGACGCGTACGCGTCGAACCCGGATGCCGCTCTTGTGGCAGTTTGCGACTTGAATGAGTCGCGGGCGAAGGAAGCGGCTGCGAAGTACGGTGCGTCCAAGGTATACACCGATTACCGTGAACTGCTCGCCGACCCGGAAATCGATGCCGTAAGCATTTGCACCTGGAACAACAGCCATGCCGAGATCAGCATCGCCGCGCTTGAAGCCGGCAAGCATGTACTATGTGAGAAGCCTCTGTGTAAGACGGTTCCGGATGCACTGAAGGTCGAGGAAGCGGTGAGCCGTGCGGGGAAGGTGTTTCAGGTCGGTTTTGTCCGCCGTTACGCCTCAAATACGGAGGTTTTGCGCCGTTTTCTTGATGGCGGAGATCTTGGCGAAATCTATTATGCCAAAGCTTCTTGCCTGCGCAGACGCGGGAATCCCGGCGGTTGGTTTGCAGATGCCGAGCGTTCCGGCGGCGGTCCGCTTATCGACATTGGCGTGCATGTGATCGATCTGTGCTGGTATCTGATGGGCAGGCCGAAGGTGAAATCCGTCAGCGGCAACACCTACCGGAAGCTTGGAAACCGTGCTCACATTCAGAATCTTTCCTTCTATAAAGCGGCGGATTATGACGCAGCGCTGAACGATGTCGAGGATATGGCCAACGCACTTATAAGGTTCGAGAACGGCGCTTCGCTGTTCGTCGACGTCAGCTTTACACTTCATGCCAAGAAAGACGAGCTGGCGGTCAAATTGTACGGTGACAAGGGCGGCGCGGAGATCGAACCGGAGCTCGCAGTCATTACAGAGCGGCACGATACAATTATCAATGTCAGCCCGCAGGTCGACCATGCCGGATTTGATTTTAACCAGGCGTTTGCGAATGAAATCGGATATTTCGTAGACAGCTGCCTCGGCCGGAAAGAGACGCTGAGCCCGGTACAGGACGGAGTGGAAATCACCAAGATCCTTTGCGCTATTTACGAGTCGGCCGAGAAAGGTACGGAAGTTCACTTTTGA
- a CDS encoding low temperature requirement protein A, which yields MNKDASGFLQSKAFAEKKVTWLELFYDLLFVAAVSKASHVLLHVEHGSIPVEYLSKFVLIFIPIWWAWVGQSLFVNRFGRDVLSHRIFLILQLFFVLIMTASLSVDFDQYYIPFLIGYLGLRAMTAIQYLAVHKKEEAHQKAAARYLGSRFWIGLAVSSSSLFFDSWIRYAVLYAGIIIDILLPLIGRKYLVKSPINTHHLLERFSLFTLILLGESVISILAVLQSSRWTWHSVLFAAITFVLIIAMWWQYFDNVEKKVNKTLETAGQTIIYGHLFIYLSMCMIAASIQLLFLEQLNYLFMLCFVFGSVLLYFFSTLLVFHKYRQAHQRLGKYHLAVLLGLLGVFFTLDLLLLVPNYLVIGEVTLFFVVYAKFTT from the coding sequence ATGAATAAAGACGCATCGGGATTTTTACAAAGTAAAGCATTCGCCGAGAAGAAAGTCACCTGGCTGGAACTATTTTACGATCTTCTATTTGTGGCGGCGGTTTCGAAAGCGAGTCATGTCCTGCTGCATGTCGAACACGGTTCGATACCGGTCGAATACTTAAGCAAATTCGTTCTTATATTTATTCCGATCTGGTGGGCTTGGGTCGGTCAATCTCTCTTTGTAAACCGGTTCGGAAGGGATGTCTTATCACACCGGATATTTTTGATTCTGCAATTATTTTTTGTATTGATAATGACGGCCAGCCTTTCGGTCGATTTCGATCAATATTATATTCCATTCTTGATTGGCTATCTCGGTTTAAGAGCGATGACGGCCATTCAATATCTTGCGGTGCATAAGAAAGAAGAAGCGCATCAAAAGGCCGCAGCCCGTTATTTGGGAAGCCGCTTTTGGATTGGTCTGGCGGTATCTTCTTCCTCGCTTTTTTTTGACTCGTGGATTCGATACGCAGTATTGTATGCGGGAATCATCATAGACATTTTGCTGCCGCTGATCGGCCGGAAGTACTTGGTGAAAAGCCCTATAAATACTCATCATTTATTGGAACGCTTCTCGCTGTTTACACTCATTCTTCTCGGTGAATCGGTAATCAGTATCCTTGCAGTATTGCAGTCCAGCCGCTGGACGTGGCACTCTGTTCTATTTGCGGCAATAACTTTTGTTTTAATCATTGCGATGTGGTGGCAGTATTTTGACAATGTGGAGAAGAAAGTGAACAAGACTTTAGAGACCGCCGGGCAAACCATAATATATGGCCATTTGTTCATTTATTTATCCATGTGTATGATCGCAGCGTCGATCCAATTGTTATTCTTGGAACAACTGAATTATTTGTTTATGTTATGCTTTGTTTTCGGGTCTGTATTGCTCTATTTTTTTTCAACCTTGTTGGTCTTCCACAAATATAGACAAGCACATCAAAGACTCGGGAAATATCATCTGGCGGTTTTATTAGGGCTGCTCGGCGTCTTTTTTACATTGGATTTGCTGCTCCTCGTCCCGAACTATTTGGTAATTGGAGAAGTGACGCTGTTCTTTGTTGTGTACGCTAAATTCACCACTTGA